Genomic segment of Candoia aspera isolate rCanAsp1 chromosome 2, rCanAsp1.hap2, whole genome shotgun sequence:
CACACGGACATCTTATTCAGCCTTCTTATGCATCACATCTAATTTTGACATTGAATTCCAAGTACTAAGAAAATGCTCAGATGATTGTAGCCTTGGTTTCCCAAAGCTTCTTAAAAAATCATCTAAAAGTATCAGAGGCAACATTTCaagcaaaggaaagagaaatctaCCTGCTGATCAAAGGAAGGTTATTCAATTGCATATCGTATTTTTCACAATTCATAGGTGTTAAACATTTGTTTACAAAAAAGGGAATATGTGGTCCACTGAGGCTTATTTTATAACATTTAGAATAAGCATCCTACTTATGTGCTGCCTGCTTAATCATACTTTCATTTTGTCAAAACTCACTTTCCCAGGCAGCCCTACATTTTGGTAAAGCACTCAGTCTATCATCATTGATTGCCCAAGAGTGCTGCGTCCTGCACCCTGAAAAAGCCAAGTTCAAAAATATTCCAGGGGAAGCTTAGTGAAAGTAAGGAAACAGATCACCCAAACTATAGAACCAGAAGCAATATCATTTCTCCTATGTTTTATCAAGGAAAGCTTCTTTATGCCAAGGATGGATACCTGAATGTATATTTATAAACAGGTTCAGCTGTAAACTACCAGGAAAATCAAAAGTACAAGTACATATGTTTAATCGTGTTACCTTTCCCTTGGGGGTCCTTGAATTGGCTGGATATAAAAAGATTCCTCCATACACCAAAGTACGATGCACATCAGCCACCATGGAACCTACGTATCTACTGCCATAGGGAGAGCTACcatcctaaaaaataaaataaaatgttagatTAGGATAAACCTTGGTTTGCAGACAACCCTATGCAATGATGACTTATGTGCCTACCAAACACAGCTTCCCAATGCATCTGCTCACAATGAAAAAGAAGACAGTGCAAAACCACAGGTAGCAATCCACCTATATTTTGACTCCTTTCCCTACAAAGGGATTTCAAGCAACCTGTCTACTTTTCCATCTACAAAACTGAGCAAAAAAAACTCAGCAAAAGGGCTGGATTAGATCTAAAGATTTATATTGAAAGGTGCTGTTTCCAGAGAAACTCCTCTGGATCTAATGCACAGGTTCCCTATTGTGAGTAAAAGAGGATGTTTAGATCCAACCCATAATTATGTAAAATGTGGGCTCCGGGTGCTGTGGACTGCTGAACCAATTCCATTTGAATTTCTGAATAGGATCATAAAACTGAATCAATTCAGATTGGAAAGAAGTCTGTGAATGAACAAAAGCCATCAAAtctttagagcagcgtttctcaaacttggcaactttaagatatgggtacttcaattcctagaattctccagtcagcaaggctgactggggaattcttggagttgaagttcacacatcttaaagttgctaaggttgagaaacattgctttagagtGATTCAGAAGAAATCATTTTGATTTGACAATTCAAATCATACTGTCAATAAAGTTAatttgatttggagatttgatCAAACTGTCTTTGAACTCAGTCTCCAAATCAAATCTTTGCATAGCCCAAATATGTTCAATTTAAAAATTGCCTGTATATCTTTGAATCACACATATGTGAAAACCTACCTGGGGAAATTTCTTCTTCTGAAGATATTCCGTAACTGCAGGATCAAAGTACAATGCATATCCCTCATTTAGACTGtagatatttccttttttctttatttttacatcCCTATTGACCAAAATGAATTCACCAATTGCCTAGCATATAAAACAGAAAGCATTAACATTTTAATAGCATATAATATTGCACCCAAGTGAATTgaatgtataattttaaaaaattcttttgtaaAGTATCACAAGGTAAGCTGTTACTGGATAAGTTATTTCAAGTGTTTATATATCATAACCAGTCAAAAGCTATCATCCACTTCTTTCCAATTTTCTTACAAATTTACAATTCTCTCATGATTTAGGAATATATTTTCTGTTAACAAACTACTGTTAACTAGAATAATtctacaaaatatttttcagcatCATATAATcataaaatgtttgaaaatagtTCATTCCTAAGCAATGGttataatttcaaaattatttaagaaaaaacacCACTACATACATAAGGCATAAGAGTATAACcactcaaaagaaacaaaatgaaaatacaggTTAGATGCAGCTACTTGAAGGATACATAATGGAGCATGCCAAATTTTAGAAATGCAAAGTATCAAACTCCAGTGTCTTAGACCTGAATAAGGTCAAATTCAACCAAGGGCATCCATTTTTACTTTCTACATTCTAAAAAGCAATTCTAATTCAAATTGCATGGCATGAGCTAGGCAGgaacatgccaaagatcctttaTGAAAATCGTCTAGGGTATACACAGTgccttacacacacacaagcatgccACTTACTCTTTAAGACATCAAAGTGCATCTGAAAGTGTACAAGAACATCTGTTAACATACTTTTGGGATAATCAGAAGGCAGTCCTGTTTGGAAGGAGCTTCAGCATAAATGTGGATCATTGAAATGCTAGGATTGCTCAAAAACCACACACCCTGAGAGTTAAATTATGTATTATGTTTAACAAGAAATGTGCAACTTCATTTGTTCTTCTCTTATTTCAAAGCACATATGAGGATCTGGTCCAAATTGCAGCCCTAGAATTGGTTAGGAGACATAAATCCCTGCTATGATCCTAACCTAGATGAagggtttttttctcccctttatgTGCAGACATAAGGCCCCTCGATACTGTAGGAAAAGGAGCCTCTTCCCCACTAGACTGGATCCTGTATGTTTATTTTGAGTAAAAACAGGAACAGGAGTACCTGCATGCCAGGTAcgaaaaatataatttgaagttGTACAGTTAGAACCAAAAAATTATTTGGCTGGAAACACTCAGTATATAAAGACAACATTAAGCAGGCTTGCTTGCATATTCTGCAATCTATAAGTTATTACTTTTTttcacaaaaaaacccacaaacccCAATTTCACTGTGATCATTTATCACTTTTATGCACTCTTATACTGTTCATTCCTTAAACTACTGAATATactattattataataaaataataataatagatattgatttattataataataaaattataatgatTATACCGTTATTAACAAAATccgttttatttttattcttatcatAGCGGTTTAAGGGGAGTGATGGGATAGTCTCTAAACTAGTGTTAGTATTTATGCAGATGCCCAAAATGTGAATGCTGTTTCCATGGTACTACAATAGTCTAACTACAAAAGAAAAGAGCCAAGGGTGGGGAGGCAGGGCAGAGCAGAGATACAATTTGCTATGTCTGTTATTTAGAAAGAAATATCTCCATATCTGTTATCAGAATATGGGGTGCACAGTTGCCCTTGATCATAGCAAATTAAAGGATTTGGGGGTGGTTGGAGCTGAGAAAAAGTAATGTGAGAATGATTCGACAAGGTGGGTTGGACCTCTAAAAAGCACACCCAGTTTTCAGAAGCATCAGCTGCCTTCATTATCTACCACGCACAATATGCAAACTCCAGTGTAGTGTTTATCTTATTGCTGGTTGTTGCATTTCACATATTAAAAACTGAGACTGAAAAGGCAGGATTGCAAGACTGCAAACAAAAAAGAATCAGCCTTAGGATTCCTAGGACACCACTTACCGGATCAAGCATAAAACAGTTGACCCCAGATTCCAGGGCCAGGACAAGCATGGTAGCACTTCCATAGAGGGCATAACCAGCTGCCACCAGATTGCGTCCAGGCTGCAGGGCATCTTTCTCACAAGGGGCACCAGGAGAAACCTTGTATAATAGATGAAATAAGTTTAGAATTTGGACATTTACAGTTTCAAACTAGTAATTTTATGCAACTGATGAGAAATGGTTTCACTGCTAATCTGAGATTCTTTCAGTTCACTAGGGGCAGTATTTTCTCCTTAGTAAAGCAAATAATTTGAAATATGCTGGTGATACTCCTAAAACAACCATTTTGCCAGCAAATATCTTGATCATTGGCAAATGTGATCCCTTCAGTTTTAGCTCCATCATCAGATGGTTCCCAGGCTTAAGAAACAGCCTCAGCTGTTGACTCAATCCTCATGCTGGTCATACTTCCCGCTGGCCATAATACTATGaattatatagtatataataCTTACAacttccagatgttactgaaccaCAACTTCCAGCATTCCATTGGCCACATTTGTTGGAGCTGCTGGGAGTTATAGTTTATGAATATATGACAATTATTATCCCTAACTGAAAATAATTCTTTTAGAACTCAAGGATACCAAGTGGTTCCGTTCTTCTTTAGACCAGAAGCTGAATGGAATCAATTCTGCCAATAATCACCATACTCCACTCACTCAGCTATTTATACAACTACAGAGTGTGTACAACACCACAATGCCAACATTAGTGTTCCTCCCCACCTCCACTCCCACCCCACAATTCGTAATTACTGTATTGGCCAAGGAGagtttattattgatttttaaataaaaggtaaaataGAATCTGAAAAGAAGCTATTAAACATTCCCTCCCTGTATGGAGAGAAGCCAGTAagtcctccaccaccaccactctacaaaaagacaggaggaaaaaagaaaattgctatTAGCTATGTTTTCAACCTAAAGTTTTctccttatttttctcttttgaatatttttaactcttttaagtgttttctttaaaatccgttcaattgtgcctgattctcgaagactgcctggttaagtccctgcagttttcttggcaaggtttttcggaagtggtttgccattgcctccttcctagggctgaaagaaagtgactcgcccaaggtcacccagctggcttcgtgcccaaagcgggactagaactcacagtctcccggtttctagtctgatgccttaaccactacaccaaactggctctccttgaaTGTATACTCTACAATATaatgaataatgaaaacaaataGTAGGGTGTTATCTTTAAAGACTAtcaatatatgtatttaaatacacGTTCATCCAGAATTTCAGGTTTTGTCAATCAGGTCACCTGCCTATTGAATGGTATGTActcttaatatatttattgtcaCACTGTGCAAATCAGATCCCTACAGGAATTAACCAAACCTATTAGTCCAGCTGCTTGGAGGTTTACACTATGAGTTTGCTTTTCATGCTACAAGATCACTTCCCCCTTCTGAAAAGGCTGCTTACATCATTACATCCTATAGGCCTGACTCATGCAAATAAATAGCCCCAATTCACGTTAACTAAAGAAAAATTGTATCTGCTTAAACACAGATGGAGTTCATTTACTACACAACAGCATAACTTAGATAGTTTGGTTTTGGATTAGCATGTTTTGTGACCCAGGCACTGTGTTTACACACCATGGTATGTAAACCCAGCTATGGTCTTCCTATCACATATGGAATTTTTCAAACGTAGTAGCAACTCAGGCTTGAATTATTAAACCCTGCTTTCACATAAGACTGTGAAGTGCTGGAATCAGTAAGTACAGGCTCTTAATACTGGACTGGAGGTGAAAAGTCATTACATATTCTTCAGGAATACCCACCTATACAGGACTCCAATTCACTGTTTCTAGAATTCTGGATTCATGCATCAAACTAAGTGATAATATAGTTTGGGTGGTTTTGACTAAGTATGATGGGTGAATCCAATCAACAGTTGTTTAGGGAATAAAACATGGCTAGAGTGTGAACTCTATCATAGTATTTATGCCCTCAGTTAAAACTTATCACTGCTACTTTTGGATTTGAGAAACTTTAACAGTAACATAATCAGAAATTTGGTCACAAGTGTACTCTAATATAAAAGTAGTCCTCCTCCGCCTCTTCCACATTTAGCAGCCATTAAATATATCTTACCTTTCTATAGATACCGAAAATGGTTCCAATAGAAACAAGGCAATCAATGTTAGAAGAGCCATCAAGTGGATCGATGCAGACAATATATTTACCCTACAAGAGAAGAGTATTTGAATAACTTTCCAAAGTACAAAAACTCATGCTTGGTTTATTGTTAAATATTTTGATTGAACTTGATTGAACTCTGGGGAGAAAGTAGGTAACTTTTCCCATTTTACCTATCTAAAATGAAAGGTCTGAACTATTAACTGGCCTCAGGCTGATGGACTCTAAACTATAAATGAGGAAGAAATGTCATAATCATGAACTGATCAGGTAGCCACACATTTCTCAAAAGGAAAAATTATTCAGAGTTGCTTGCTTGAAAAAAAACCCATTTGGGCTTTGAAGTTAATTAAATTTATTGGATTTgctatggccacccactccagaagactctggatagcttacaaaatccaaaaaacTGTAGATACCATATAAAGAAGCTTATTTCAGCCACAAAATCTGAAGGAATGTTCTGTAAGTTGTCATTTCACAATCTACATctcagatgttttattacctCACAGACTGTGAACAAACCTAGTTGTTGAACGTTCTAGACTTCTAAACAAATCAGCACAGAACCACACTCACCCCCAAATGGATAAGGGCAATTCATTTAGAAAACTCTCCTGCATGGGGCCACTCAAAGTTAGCATGCAGGGGTAGGAAGAACAATAAAAGGTTCTGATTCTAATACAGCTCTCCAGCCAAGTAGAAGTCACTGTCAAGGTCAGAATAGCCCAATGTTTAGAAAAAGGTCTGCCTACAGAAGGCCCTCTATAGAACTGTCttagagggggtcaaaaaagtcaagatggacaCTGCACAAAGCaagactttttccttttttttttacatgcatcatgcaATACATGTCAAAAAGAATGAGTTGGCAACTGGGAGTGCGGGGAGGGCTGAGACCAAGGGCATCCGCGGCCGGCTGGTGAGCGGAGCGAGGgaagaagtgggggggggcagggaggagcaGGATGAGCATGACAGAGGGATTAGGAGCTGGGGAGAAGGACCTGGCTCGAGGAAAGCGGGGCAGGGGGGGCGGCCAGCTCAGCCCTCCGCTCAGAAGAAGGGAGCACAGTTCGGGTTGCCCCCCTCTTCCTGGCCGGACTCCGTGGGAGAATGTGCAGCAGTGGAGAAGGACTGGCGGTTGAAAAGGGTACTTAATATATCCTGCAAGATGCATCAATTCTTCCAACAAAACTCATTCCCAGGCTTGACACACTCAAAAGAGAAGGGTTTAAGTAAAGGCAAGGAACTTATGGCTCACTGTCCACCTGTGATTTCAGTGGTCCCCAGGGTCTCACACAATCATGCTCTCAATCCTGCAGCAAAGTGGGGATTTGCAATTACATTTTTTGCCAACATCTATTCCCTTCCCCCTGCTGCCGCCTAGGAAAAAAACAAGTTGCTGAAAATGTTGGCTGCCATAATGGAGACCCTTAATGGCTGAAAATAGTAACAGAAAAAATTGTAGCTATGGCTGCCCATGTCTGGATTAAAATAACACCTGGAGACATTTTCAGGGAGATTGATTATATAGGATCACCTTCTGCTCTTTGATCCCTCCCTTTTGCCCTTGGATTAGCATTACAAAGGAACCATAAAGTTGCCCTGTGAAATTTAAGGCAGTCTTTGCCAAcctagtgtcctccagatattggCCATTTGGGCTGAGTATTGCATGAGTTGTAGTCAATATATGACTTAAGCTTGGTGAAAGCTGGTTTAGGTTCATTGCCAATtgagtctatttttttttcttttcttttttctttttggtctttAGAGGGTACTGCTCTTTGGTCTTTGAAGTCAGCATGTTGGGTTAAACTTTACCCATTTAAACACTAGTTGTTACTCAATGCTGCCTTGAAAGCAAGCACTGGGGAGTTTATCAGAGATACTGACTTGTCTATCATCTTCCACTATGAttgcttctttgttttcttctgacaCAATAACACAAGTTGTGAACGATGACTTGAGCATGTTGACCACCATGTCATTGGAAAGAATATCTAACTTCTTTACTTGGTCTCCTGTCACATTGGTAGAGCCAGCAATTCCATagctgaaaggagaaaaaaagatcatCAGAAAATATGATCTTTTGGGAaacgtgtgtgtgttttaaataaatgaagcacTCAGCCACTTTAAAATTAATTGTGATTCTAATATCTCACACAGATTTCACAGGTTTTAgtctctctccccctcacccccaATTAGGGTTACATTTGACATTATTTCCTGGGGTTCTAAATGAGAATATGTAATGCATATTCAGATATCACACTGATCCTAGTTTATCTTGAAGAGAAACTGTTCAATACACTCAGGGTTTTACGTACTCCCATTTTCTGTCCTCCAGTACAGACATTTCAGAAGCTTCCCCTTTCCACTAATGTTAATTCAATTTAGTGTGTCATCTAAACTTTTGGACTGTAGTGTTAAGTATGGTTTGCTTAAACAAGCCAAATTCCACATGAAGCCACTTGGCTTCAATGTGATTTATTTTGGACAAACCACATTTAAGATTAAGTTTTCCAGGTTTGGATaactgtgatgactgcctactcagcttaccattaaatgcAATTCGTACgtgattaagtagaaatctctttaatggagtgtagtgtgccgTACAGGGAAAAggttgtgaatagaagttcccgcactttccccaagttaaacagcccaatgaattcaaccccatcgcccttcttcggtatgcagcccccctttccatgccagtccgttcagttctgtgcagatgtctgcaacggctctgccggttgactttggatgccagagatagtccaaacaagatgctttcacactcctggcttgtctcccctcccacttctactgactcacaaATCCCGACCcttgttgattccattcatgcatgcgagtcggatcagatgttttgggaacgtttgatctgggagcatgacaataaCATAATCAAAATTAGAAGCAAACCTTTCCTCTTCATAATTTTCTTGTTGATGACTGTGAGTCATTCTTATACAAaactatggcttaacatgatatcTGAATGCAGCTATAGACTACTATCTGACTATGTTCATATTTCCACATTCATGTTTCATTTGTAACCCTCAAAATGTCATTATGGCACTcttaatttttgctttaattgttttaattttgctttaacATCTTAGACCAACTTTCTTCAACTGGTGCCTTCTATATGTATTAGAACAACTGATAGCTTAATTATGATACTCCAAGAAAATAATAATGCTCAGCATTATGCAAGtgggaattctagaagttttGATATCAGGATGGCACCACATTATCTACAACTTTCCCTGACCACCAGAATTATTCATTTatatcttttatatatttcttcagaAACTGATGAAAATTGCAAGAGCCATAAGTACATAAAATGTTCACTATAATTATCTGAGCATAGCTAAAAAAAGGTGAGAACTATTCCCTtcttgagagacagtttggtgtagtggttaaggcatcaggctagaaaccaggagatcaggagttccagtccagccttaCACAAAGTGTTTGTCctgacacaaagccagctgggtaaccttaggccagtcactctctgtcagccctaagaagcaggcaatggcaaaccacttctgaaaaaccttgccaagaaaattgcatggatatctccaggtagtctccgagaatcagacacaattgaacagattttttttaaaaaatcccttcttgCCCTGAAAAGAATCCAGTGTTGCAGCTTGAACAAAATGTGGAATGTGCCAGAGTGGTAAAGGCTGAGATGGACAGAGAGATATATTTGGTAGTCCCCAGCCCACCACCCTTATACAGTTTTGGCTGTTATTCAACCaggtaagcttttttttttctttcttttaagagtGGGCCCAAGTTTTGCTTTCTGGTGAAAATCAATGGGACAAAGTAACTTGTCATTAGCTGCCAAATGATGTAAGCCTTTCAAACATGGGCTGAATCTGTTGGGCAGGGGGGAGAGGTTGGTCCTTTCAGTCCATCTCAGTGCTAAATGTAATGGGAAAGCTAGCTGTGTGGCCGCAACAGGCACAGTGATGCTGTATGGTGTACCTTGGACTGCAAATACCATCTTGCTCCAAGGCAGCGTTGCTGTCCAAATAAGCTAACAAGGCAATTCCTTGTTagcttttgcttctttttcagaAAATTCTTTTTGTAAACATTAGGTTTCTAGAACCTaacatttagaatatttaaaattctGTACTCATATGAATTCATATCCAAATAAGATCATGCTGTCCACACATACATGCAGATAAGGGAATATTCTTCAGGAGCTCATAGTAAAAAACTTCACCAAGATGTTATCTGAATCATACATTAACTAAACCTTACCAGATAAGAGGATCACACAGTAGTCAATTATTATCTGATGGCTCAACTTAGCTTATTAGCTGACTGCACTGGAAGAATGGCAAACATAAGTAAAGTACTTTGTTAAGAAATACAAAGTATGTCCACATAGATGTGCACATCAGGCGGGCAACAGCAGTTTCTTCATTTTGCCACTTCCTGTGGAGATGGTATTAAATGGCTCCACTTGTATCATATCATATCACTTCTAAGACAATAAACACAATTACAGGGCATTTACACACACTTCAAAGTTACTATTACTGTGTTTACTTTGTGCCCCCAAAGACTGCTGGGGGGAGATCCTTCTATTGATCAAAACCTTTCAAGTAGAGTCCTTTTTTCTAATGTTCTGAAGTAACATCAACCAATTTCTATCTTAAACTGAACTTGTTTTCGTAATTACTAAATGTTCCAGACTAAAAGGAGGATAGAACAAGACCAAAAATGCAATCGTACATCTATTTACTGGTGAGCAACCCTCAGTTAAATGAATAGGACTTACTGCTGTGAAATACCTGTACACTGATTTAAGCTAAATATATAGGAAATTGATTTTCTAGTGTCATGTATATCTAATATGTTGAATACTGATTCATTAACAGGAAATCACTTTAACGGTTTGGTTTTTGTACCCAAAAGTCACATGCATGCTCATAAAATATGTGGGAATCCATTCTTCTTCTACTCCCTTCAGTGAAAATAGACTGAAGAGTTACATGAGAAAGGGCAGCTTTCTATGGCCTATAGTCTGCTGGAGATCTGTACTACAGTGCTCATCATCCCTAGCCCAATACCTTCAAATTACAGGAGGACAAGATAGGATAGCTAATATCCCAGCAAAGTTAACAATTACAAAAATTATACAGTTTTggcaaaataaaagaagaaaggctGGATTCCAACACATAATAGTAACCTACAGCAAATCAGAGGACAACACATAAATCCTGGTTGAAACTCCAGAAAGGCCCAGCTGAAGACTTGGCTCCAAATTCTGAGAAGTCATTCAACTCCCcactcttggggggagatgggcggtaatagaaatcgaaataataaataaaataataaactagGCTGCATTAGCTTTCATTTTGATGGATCCTAGTTAGCAATAGAATCCCAGGAGTGGAATTTAAGGGAGGAGTATTCAGACATCAGGCCCTAGAATAGATTATGGGGACATAT
This window contains:
- the LOC134491446 gene encoding fructose-1,6-bisphosphatase 1-like gives rise to the protein MTDRSTFDTNVTTVTRFVMEGGRKARGTGELTQLLNALCTAVKAISTAVRKAGIANLYGIAGSTNVTGDQVKKLDILSNDMVVNMLKSSFTTCVIVSEENKEAIIVEDDRQGKYIVCIDPLDGSSNIDCLVSIGTIFGIYRKVSPGAPCEKDALQPGRNLVAAGYALYGSATMLVLALESGVNCFMLDPAIGEFILVNRDVKIKKKGNIYSLNEGYALYFDPAVTEYLQKKKFPQDGSSPYGSRYVGSMVADVHRTLVYGGIFLYPANSRTPKGKLRLLYECNPMAFIIEKAGGTATTGKEAILDIIPGNIHERVPVVLGSPDDVEEYLALVKKHSAK